The sequence below is a genomic window from Uranotaenia lowii strain MFRU-FL chromosome 2, ASM2978415v1, whole genome shotgun sequence.
TTTTAAATCCACCAGAATCTCCAGGAAATCAGCCACATCCAGAAATCACATCTCACAGCAAAGCAGCCAATAATCCGGAACCACACTCATCCTCACCAAACCAGCAGCAGAAATCCGATAAACAAACCTACCGTTTCATACCATACCTTCCACACCTCAccgaaaaacttatcaaaagtCTGAACTCCGACTACCCTCAAGTCAAGATAGCTGGAAGACAGACGATCACCGTAGGTCACCTTCATAGCCATGTTAAGGATCCAAAATTGAATGGCGAAAAAGCATGTATTATCTACAAAATCAAATGTAACGATCCATGCCCAGCAACATACATTGGCCTAACTGAAAACACTCTTGACCAGCGGATAGCTGGACACAAGAACAACGTAAAAATGATGGACCAATCGATcttgaaaatgtaaacatactAGATAGTACCTTCAACTACCACAgtctaaaatttttagaaatgtgTCATATATATAACACACCTAACACAATCATTATAGAACTGACATCACCAATCTTAGCGCAACCTACTCATCCATCTTTAACTCTCTCAAAAACCAAAAGTACAGAGAAAAcagatttcaaacaaaaacgttaaaaaatcatcacaaaacacATAGCCCAAAAGAGAACATCTTAACCCAAGTAGGCTGGTAACCATATTGGTagccattttcaaatttataccgCTTTAAAGTTCGATCACGAAAAACCatacaaaaatccaaaagtGTGTATCTATCTTATAAAATAGTGTAGCTTAAAaccaattaatttaatttatatatccTCCAcagtaagttttttaaaaaacattgagACGATTAGAGAAGAGAAAAGTGGACAATAAGCTTCACATAAGCACAGTAATTTCACACGGAACGATACATTGTAAGTAGAAGAGTAGATTAATACACATAATTTATAAATACTAATAGTAataaaattcatagaattcCCTGAGGAAGATGCCAACAAGCATCGAAACGTTGGACTAATCAAAACATCGTTTTAAGACAATAGAGACTGTTATGCCGAAAAATGATTACattacaaataaatttgtttgagtttgcaaaaaaaagttaaaaaatcatgcaaaatttaGGTAATCTGACAACTTaattctattatttttgaaattcaatatttggtACACAATTTCAACAAGagagaaagcaaaaaaaaaactctagtaAAATTATGAACCTGGGATAAGATATCGAAATTTGGCTTTAGTTCTGAGTCAAAGTTGATACCGTAATCCgaggtaatattgatcacttttatcgatatttttcgaatatttttcctgttatggggaatgtggcatgtttcaaattttttaaaccagtactggactcctatgaaaataaaacatggttgtaaaaatttatttgactttgactttgaactttaaaactgatttaaaaatcgatttcgtcgctgttcaggaattgatgctttggggttacattgatcagtcttcattttgacggttttaacgagttttcttgatcataaaggatacaaaacaccttcatcattatttaaaaaatcaaatttatcaattttaatcttgcttttcaacgttttcttttaaaaacatttataatcgaaaaaaaaacaatgatactgcatacatttaggggcaaagattataataattttatattagttttagtttaaaaatacaaatgaaaatttaaccttCACAAATTCTCCTAGGCCCTCCAACTATTTcctttttcatttcttcttcaaagttgatcgtttgataggattcctatctatttgtccaataagggcttacttttggaaaatgtccttaatatcaaaaaataatcattaaatcACTATAAAAATAGAACTATAACTAAACATATAcaaagaacaaaagttgttctttcacattcaacaacctgTTTGCTTCTGAATGCTTTTggaatcatcaggagagctgttgcTTTGCGAGCCTtgagaaaaatagatattttaggatttagaaatgacatttttactaacagaaaacaatttcgaatacaaaccaaattttgtctatttgatactcaaccaataggctttcaaacgtagaaaacagttttcaaaaattcaaactataaactaagttattgatgataattatgaaaaatttactcatggTCAAAGTTactccggtgatcaaagttccccgtTTTATGGTACTCAGaatcatcatcaaaaactttatcaaatctattTTAAGACCTTCCTCTTAAGATGTTAGTTAGAGcttaaattcgaagttttaatgttaaaaatcatatatttattttatttaacctgTAGTTTTAGGATagtggcattttacaaacaagatggggcatattaaaacactctcttattccactttcaaATCATTACGAAAACTCCATTAAAGCTTAAAATTGTTTTACGCCGATGTTTTTGTTCTGAGCTTCttaatgtataatttttaaaggtgaaaatattacatcaaagaTCAAAAGCTATCAAAACCTttagtgaatttttaaattttttttgagttgtttAATTCATAACATTCTTTCTTGagttatgttcaaagcgtattgCCCTCAAAAtacattgattagatatgttgtctagtcagccatttcgccaaacGACCGTAGGCGCATTTAGAAACTCTTTCCCCTACGTTcaaacgaaacaagaaaaacatttcatgggattttcatcctatccTCTCATCATCATCCTAAAAATTATAGTAAGATTCGAAcacactgcaacatctcatctcggcttgatAGTCCAATGTCTTATCCAGTAACTATCACAACCGATATTTTCTTGTCATGAATAGTCTTTCTGCACCGCCAATCACTAAGAAAACGCACTGGAAAAGGGATGACAATGGGGTGGGAATGGGAAtttagaaactgttttctattgtcGGCCGATTGGTTGGTAGATTTTTGCCGTGTTGGAagcaaagaatgtttttttttctgatgccggtttacatacacacacagcgcTCAACATaacattcgacaatatccttgctggctgattgtttctatcctgctttgtcttgtgataggatatagGATATGTTTTATGCGGTTGCGTTGGGAAGACAATGCCAGTTATAAGAAAGCTTGTAAATGCCGGTTCGGCATAGAATAGTATGCCgttaattccacctccaaggaagttcattattaaAGTACAGTCTGATGTGTGGgtgtagaagttgaattttacTGTCCAcggccatcttgaaatccaagaactGAATCACCTTCGGCAAAAGAGCAGCTGTATCGTTCcaaagaaacacgaaagtaTTATCAAAACTTCAACGCATTCCGCAAAAgtttcgtgccgcaagccgaaatttACCGGAAAATGGCGTAGACATCCTgtcggacaatcgtgaggtgataaaaaggtggaagcagcacttcgatgaacatctAAACATTGCACATGCAGGAGACTAACACGGTGAGGGAAGGTACATTGCAAGTGTAGCAAACGTCGCTCTACGTCCCGAGTCGCTCCCAACAATGAGTGAAGTTAAGCCATTCGCCAGGTGAATTGCTACAAGCCGGCTGGAAAGGATGGCATTGCAGTTGGCCGAATGCCTTCACCGATTGACGGTGACGAATGATCAGCGGCAGTCGTGCCtgctatggactccacaagcatttgcggtcgagaagactcaACCTTTACaagaagtgtaacctgtacctgatattgctcgagaaggaCCTGCGTACGCTTAGAGTATTCAAACAACGAGTATTAAGAGCCATTTTTGGCGTCGTGCATGTGGACGGAGTGTGGGGAAAAGAATGTTCCGACTCTAAAGCGAACCCAGTATCAGTAATCTGGGATGGGCACGTGGGATTCCGAGAAATCGGAAAACGGTTGCCATGAAACGAATTTTTTGGAGGAATTATGTTCatggttatgtcgtgagacggaataaatagaaaaaaaatacaaataaataataaagatGACTGAAAATTACATCAATCGCCTACAATATGGGTGAAAAGGCCCAACgagaaaaagttgaatttcGTTGTCTGCACCATtacgaaatccaagatggtggcctttgctaagataaaaaaatgtttattttttttgggaaggaaggaaggaaaacCTGCTAAGGGGCCCAGTTTCCTTGGACGTTTAAGACTTCTTgtgatttttcaagaaataaacGGATGAAAGGTACACAATATAGGAGAAGAATCTTTACATAGTTTGTTTCAAAGGGGTGATTATATGTTGACGATAAACAATGTAGGAGAGAGAGAGGAGATCTTCAAAGTAGATCAGTTGTGATTATAAACGGACACCATTCATGAGGACTTCAATCGAACGATTGGACAGGAAGCTTTCGAGGATAAGGGATCGATTAACTCTGTCAAACGCCTTGGAGAtatctaaaaataatatttcaaaatgaagaCCGACGTTTATAGTGATTTCAATGATTGATTCTATTTATTAGAAATTAGACGAAACGCCTTTTGTCGATTTTCTTGGACGGCTTCCCAAGTATAaacattgaacttttttgtcaaatatttataGATATTCTTTATTGATATTTGTATGTGAATAAGTAAAAAACATCGTAGAAAGATACTTTACGGTAACACAGTTTCATTCATAATGTTTCCGATATGAGGTGGCCTATCTTATCACGACGGAACGTCACTAATTTGTGACTGGTGTCAACAAATCGTTCCATCCGTTTCTAGAATGTTGCACTGCGTACCTTCTAAAGCTCTATTACCCCCACGTTAAGGAACGCTAGTCACTTTAGAGTACAATTAATTATCGTAGTGGCTAGTCGATTTTGTCTTTGGCTCAAGAAAGGTGCTTTATATATATTGTTCTCTTAAATGAAAGTGAATCGTGGAAATCTCTTATTTTTGTGACAATATTTGTACAGCCGATTGGAAATGTACTGAGTCGTACACAACTGTGTCAATCACCGTATCGATAGGAATTGCAATCGTTGGATTTTCGTAGATGATCAACGAATAAAAAGCAGTTCTCAGTgagaaaacattcaaacattaGCTGAACCTCTTACTGCAATGGGTGTTCCACTACGTCCACTGTCAGCGGCGCTGAAGAAGAAAGCCGAAGCGGAACTTAACGAACGGCCAGAACTTATTCAAGAAGATTTGGCAAAACTCAAGCAATGGATTGCCAAAAGCCCTCACATCCGATCGCGAACGGAAGATCAATTTCTGATCACCTTCCTGAGAGGCTGCAAGTACAGCTTGGAACGTGCCAAGGAAAAGCTGGACATGTTTTACACCGTTAGGACCATGTCTCCGGAGCTGATAAAAAGTCGAGATCCGGAGGATCCGAGAATTCGTGCCATCGTACGACTTGGAGTTGGTGTAGCCCTGCCACAAACCGAAACACCAGACTCGCCCAGAATTATGTTGATAAGGCCTGCCATCTACGATCCTTCCAAATACACAATCCAGGATGTTATAAAGGTTAGCACCATGGCCAACGACATAATGATGATGGAGGATGACAATTTCGTGGTTGCCGGACAGGTAGGTGtcatttagtgatttttttaaacaattgaaCTCGTCAAATGATGAGTCatgcaaatatttatttttggtgaACTTTGACTGTTTGAGTCAGCCATTACAGCTGCcactagcaaaattttgatcatataacaggaaaaaaaactgttatattCGTTTTTATATTAAACCAAAAACCAACGCTTTTCCTTATATTCCTAATTCCGCCGCAATCGCCGAGATTATCTAATCACTTTCTCTACAACACAGTACAATCGTAACAAGTAAATCCAGCTTTTTTCTAGACTCGCAATAAAACCAAACGCAGACAAAGAGTTCTGCTTTGGATGAATGCACCGAACTTATCTTCTTATTTCTGATAAAAACATACTTATTCAGGTTGTTCACATCGTTATGAGACAGTTTAACCACTTATCAGTCTGGGCTATGCAGCTCGAATACgagtagtaaattttttttttcttatactcTGTATTCGATCGCAAAGTAAACATAGAGATTCACGAGaaataattagattttcaataaaatattacaCATGGCTGTGCAATTTGTTGAACATAagtaatcaaaactattttttttttaaattagatacTTTTAACTAAACAGCCTTTGCACAGTgttcaaaaatgcgaaaaacgtgatcgttgcttataacttttttagttcaCATTTTAGTTAATTGGTGTTTTCAAGGTAGTTTGTGAGTAATATCAGTTCTGTAAGTAAAACTTATGTTTTTATGATTAATCCGTCTACAAGAGAGATAAAATTTCTCACTTCTCTGCAGAGCTGAATTTACttacaaacttctccgaagacaccaaaatgtgagctaaaaaagttataagcaacgatcacgtttctCGCATTTTTTACCACTGTGCATAGgggaggttgcaaaatttcaatgccgatGGGAGCTAATTTTTCGCCGAAAATGAGCTGAAGTGTACATTGTGTCAAAGATGATGATTCGTATTCCCGTCACTGGCGTAAAGACTCGAGCTTTGGGATAAAATGATGCAGCAATGCCCATATTTCATTAACGGTCTTatatgccatttttttcaaactggaGAAAATTGTACAATTTGATAGCTTATACTCTATATAATATCCCttctttattcatttttcaaaacatgcaTTGGTGGAGGCATACAACCCTAACGAAAATTTGTCTAAAGtgcatttgtaaaaaaaagtatatttgataaattgtctAATGTGCATGATGTGTTGAATCATCATTTGCAGCAACTGGTGTCTTTTTatagaaagtttttctaatCCCTTCTTGTTGTGATCTTGTAGCTTGGTGGTTATGGGCATAAGCAACCGCAGCAATATTTGAAAACGTATGCACATCAGGCAAATTGCGTTTATAAACATTTGCGTTTATAAGCATTTGTGAACCTTCTAAGTTTTCTATATTACGAAAATTTGATGGAAAacgaaagcaaaatttttaggagcttttcttgaaattttttaactttcctcGTAAGGAATAACGGCATCTATCAATGATGAACATCGGTCTTGACAACcatcacacaacgaaaaattactttattcaaatattttttctgttattttgaacgacttTTAATTAACATGTTTAGacagggcaaaacgcgccatgtccgtttatctttaagcatgtttcatatttgtttaaatttttatgcagTTTTCAGTACAACAACTTGAAGGATATAAATATattgaattggaaaacataactagaatataaacaaatacatataataaaaattctaaaatttactATAGATTTAATAATCTATTTATAATAATGTCAGtctatctggcagcactgcgcgtagcaatacattatTTCATTTGCAGAgggcggcaacgttacacgatttgtctatgtatcgtgtgacaaacatcttttaaacaagtcttggtgaatctcgtttttaagcttttttcctcagatttaagctttttttgccgtgagagcataggagatgaaagctcaaatctgaagaaaaaagcttaaatctgtcaaaaacggggaaatctgagggaaaatctgagagatgtgctccacacagTTGGAATAGAATTGCCAGCCTCTGCCCATttgtgaagtagaatagaagtgtttttacctaaCAAACACATTCGGTGGCACTTCCCAAgtaagggctgtcccaacggtgtaTGCAAAACAcagttttcgaccacgctaaaacagtccgtctggcaccggtggcgtaaattgctgttttagcacagttatcgatttcaaaattcccaacagtcatacgcctttgttccaaattcatgcaaatttggaacaggatttcaaaatatacgacagaccgatttagacgTTTggggttcacggtgagaaaatttcatccaatgatgattattttcacacatgtttgggtagcatcgggtgtaataattgtttcttcttgagaaattatttgaatgttttttcccGCCAGAACCGGTCAATACGttacacaaattgaaaaaacatgttaacaaaaaaccgtatcaagtataaaaaaattatgtcacaCTATTCTTgactttatattttaataaatagccAGTCAGCGATTCTCGAGTTCAAACGttatatgaataagaaaaggaaaataacagaagcatcctaatgaaattaacgcaaaacaacaataaactttaaaacaattaaaaagtaTTGAATATCAGTGTATTGaccgatttttgtcaaaagttgttaacaatatttataatctaCACAAACAATATATCATGATTCACGGTTTTAATGTAATAACCGTGAAATATTGTTTGATAACATTGACTAAACTGACAAgattcttagaaaaaatccCTTTCAATTTCTGGCTGAAAAGCCGTCTGCTACATTACAAACTactgataatcatgaaaattttacttaagaatACATAAACGGAGCATGTTAGCCAATCTGTTTAGTTTGCCCAAACAAAAGCACACATATATTTAATGAACTTTTACCTATTTTGAAAaggtatctcgaaaacaagaactggtaaacttaattaatatttggaatcagcacctcaaaatgagtcaatttttaaaagaaaaatgtttctttttgtttcaattaagcttttttttctcgctgcgtATAGTCATTTTGGCTTTTAAAGCTTGTTCAATCATAGAttaaaatcggtttcaactggtttctgccaATTGGTTATTGTCTAATGAGCCAATGATTTGGTCGAAACTATAGTTAGGTCGTCctggaagaaatcggtcgaagtcaattggaaaaagaaaggtattcaatcgtcaatccatttctCCTGGTTTCGAACAAACATCATTAAAAAGACTTTATGTTAATGAataatcctggtagaataatgacggtttaaaactcaaaacttagcaatttttttaatcaaatgagttttttcttctcaattattgagtgtctgcaagaAAAGTGTAGGTACCCGTTTCAAATttgctatcacaccggtggggagcgcgtgttttagccgatttcacaatttaaaattgtgctcaaactggtatacttaaaaccaatatttccACCTggaccgttgcaggtgctctaacaAATTAAGTTTTATAACCGGCTGCAAGACCAAGTGTAGGTTTCATAAGAGGCTTAAAGAGTCTTACAAAACAATCAGTGTTACTTTGGTTGAATCCAGAGGCTGGCAATTCTATTccaaccgtgtggagcacacctctcagatttcccctcagatttctccttttttgacagatttaagcttttttcttcagatttgagctttcg
It includes:
- the LOC129747956 gene encoding retinol-binding protein pinta-like, whose amino-acid sequence is MGVPLRPLSAALKKKAEAELNERPELIQEDLAKLKQWIAKSPHIRSRTEDQFLITFLRGCKYSLERAKEKLDMFYTVRTMSPELIKSRDPEDPRIRAIVRLGVGVALPQTETPDSPRIMLIRPAIYDPSKYTIQDVIKVSTMANDIMMMEDDNFVVAGQIGILDLANVTMAHFLQFTPNFVKKMTMLSQEASPLRQKGFHYVNVPNGFEAVFNVFRSFMNEKSKSRLYVHSNLESLYKYVPRKLLPTEYGGDAGSIEDIINEGEKKLLSYRNFFLEEENYGTDESKRPGRPKNAENLFGVEGSFRKLEVD